Genomic segment of Myxococcales bacterium:
CGCGATCTTAACCTTGCAGTCAGCGGTCGCATCGACGATTTTGTTTATCGAATCGGCTATTCTCTTTATCCCCCAATCGACAGGCTTATCCTTGCGGGAGCCGGGATGAAGTACCGCGAATGGAATTCCTAAGAGCTCACACCTCAGAAGCTCTTTGGTCATCGCATCGATGGATTTTTTCAGAATTTCGGAGTCGGGGGCGGCGAGGTTGATCAGATAGGTCGTGTGAGAAAACGCGACCTTGATTCCGCACAACTTTATCTCACAGCGAAAGCGCTCCGCATCCTCCTCTGAAATAGCCTTAGACTTCCACTGCTGATTGCTTCCGGTGAAAAGCTGAATGGCGTTGCAACCTATCGCCCCACCTTCGATCGGCGCGTTGTAGAGGCCGCCAGAGATGGAGCAGTGCACCCCCATAAGCCTTCCGGAACTGGCTATATCGATCCTGGATTTTTTAGGCATGGGGAGGTTATGGCAGTTGGGGAAAAACTGTCAACCACAAGATAATGAAAGACCCGCCGAATAAGCGGACCTCATTATGCGTTTCTAGATACAAGCCTTCTCAGTTGGAAACTCCTTTGTCTCCATTGAGAGATTGCACCGAGTCGGGTCGAGATTCAAGAGCGGGGAGCCCCATCTCCACTCTCATCATCTCGATCTCCGACAGCATCATCTTCTGGGTGGATGAATAGGACTCTCCCTCCTTCACGGTGCCATCGAAAATCGGAACATCGGAACCCGGCTCGTCGGCAAGAACGAGGGACTTGGCCTCAAGCAAAAGTTCATACGCCTGGCTTTCCCAGTCCTCCGGCTTGGATGTGGAAAGCTTCTTGGCTATCTGCTTTAAGTGCCTTATTCTCTCCGAGTAACAAATCTCTATTTCTCCGCCGAGATCATACATTGACCTTGCGGGAACCCCGTCGGGATAGGAGGCCTTAAAATCGGCGATTTGCTTTCTCATACCGATGGTGAGTTTGGAAAATCTGTCAGCCCACATCGTTTCATTTATCTGCGTGTCGCTGCTTATATACCTCATCGTGGCGAACCCTCTTTCCAGCTCGCGATTGTCGAAGGTCATCCTGTACTTTTTGATTTCTTCCCTTTGAACGCCGATATACTCGCCATCGAAGATCGCTATCTCGCCGTCGCTTCCGCCGTCAATTTTGGCGTTGAGATATCTCTCTGCATCGACAATCCATTCCTCAGCCTTGGCGCGCCATCCGATATCGCGTGCTGTTATTATATCCTGAGAAGCGCTAAAAAGTTCATAGGCCTTTGCAAGGGAGTTGCGATACACCTTCTCATATCCCCTTCTCAACTCGGAAAGCGCCTGCCGAGCATAGCTCTTATCGGCGGATACCGTCTGAACTTTCTCCATTATGACCTGCACGGACTGCACGGTCATCCTCAAGTGAAAGTTATCATGTGCAATCGGCAACGTAGGCAGAAGCAGCCTGTCGACATCATCCGTGAGTTTTCTGATATTATCGTTCAGATCTCCGGCTCTAGCCTCGTCGAAAAGTTGACCAATCCTCCGATTGATTTCATCATCGAAAAGGCCGGCATTAATGACGAGGTTCGACGCTCTATCCGCTATTCGATTTACCTCTTCCTGCCACTTTCCGCCTGACCAGGCAGGTTCATTCTTTTTTGCCACCACGGCATTGGCGTAACGCAGGAGCTGCTCAAACATTGTGCGATGCGCCAACACGATTCCCTGTTCTATC
This window contains:
- a CDS encoding deoxyribonuclease IV, which produces MPKKSRIDIASSGRLMGVHCSISGGLYNAPIEGGAIGCNAIQLFTGSNQQWKSKAISEEDAERFRCEIKLCGIKVAFSHTTYLINLAAPDSEILKKSIDAMTKELLRCELLGIPFAVLHPGSRKDKPVDWGIKRIADSINKIVDATADCKVKIALETTAGSGSSIGGRFEELAEIREKVEAKDRIGFCLDTCHVFTAGYELRTPDGYKKTWADFRNIIGMKDLLALHVNDSKFGIGTHKDRHENIGDGEIGLSGFKNLMNDAALKKIPLVLETPKGEAPPSDDLKNLSKLLAL